Proteins encoded in a region of the Eulemur rufifrons isolate Redbay chromosome 15, OSU_ERuf_1, whole genome shotgun sequence genome:
- the AIG1 gene encoding androgen-induced gene 1 protein isoform X3 has product MALVPSQVLRVAILLSYCSILCNYKAIEMPSHQTYGGSWKFLTFIDL; this is encoded by the exons ATGGCGCTTGTCCCCTCCCAGGTGCTGCGGGTGGCCATCCTGCTGTCCTACTGCTCTATCCTGTGCAACTACAAGGCCATCGAAATGCCCTCGCATCAGACCTACGGAGGGAGCTGGAAGTTCCTGACGTTCATTGATCTG TGA